The proteins below come from a single Sorghum bicolor cultivar BTx623 chromosome 4, Sorghum_bicolor_NCBIv3, whole genome shotgun sequence genomic window:
- the LOC8066432 gene encoding cullin-3A, whose product MSGGGPPRKRNFKIEAFKNRVELDPKYAERTWKVLEHAIHEIYNHNASGLSFEELYRSAYNMVLHKYGEKLYDGLQNTMTWRLKEISKSIEAAQGGLFLEELNAKWMDHNKALQMIRDILMYMDRTYVPTSHRTPVHELGLNLWRDHIIHSPMIHSRLVNTLLDLIKGERMGEVINRGLMRSITKMLMDLGPAVYQDDFEKPFLDVSASFYSVESQEFIECCDCGNYLKKAERRLNEEMERVSHYLDAGSEAKITSVVEKEMIANHMHRLVHMENSGLVNMLVDDRYEDLGRMYSLFRRVPDGLSTIRDVMTYYLRETGKQLVTDPESLKDPVEFVQRLLNEKDKHDKIISVAFGNDKTFQNALNSSFEYFINLNNRSPEFISLYVDDKLRKGLKGATEEDVEVILDKVMMLFRYLQEKDVFEKYYKQHLAKRLLSGKTVSDDAERSMIVKLKTECGYQFTSKLEGMFTDMKTSQDTMQDFYAKKSEELGDGPTLDVHILTTGSWPTQPSPPCNLPTEILTVCEKFRAYYLGTHNGRRLTWQTNMGTADIKATFGKGQKHELNVSTYQMCVLMLFNNADGLTYKDIERDTEIPASDLKRCLQSLACVKGKNVLRKEPMSKDISEDDTFYFNDKFTSKLVKVKIGTVVAQKESEPEKQETRQRVEEDRKPQIEAAIVRIMKSRRVLDHNSIVAEVTKQLQARFLPNPVVIKKRIESLIEREFLERDKVDRKLYRYLA is encoded by the exons ATGAGCGGCGGTGGCCCGCCGAGGAAGCGCAACTTCAAGATCGAGGCGTTCAAGAACCGTGTGGAGCTCGACCCCAAGTACGCGGAGCGGACATGGAAGGTCCTCGAGCACGCCATCCACGAGATCTACAACCACAACGCCAGTGGCCTCTCCTTCGAGGAGCTTTACAG GAGTGCCTACAACATGGTGCTTCACAAGTATGGTGAGAAGCTGTATGATGGCCTTCAGAACACAATGACATGGCGCTTGAAGGAAATATCAAAATCCATAGAGGCTGCACAGGGTGGTTTATTTTTGGAGGAGCTGAATGCAAAGTGGATGGATCACAACAAGGCGTTACAGATGATACGAGATATTCTTATGTACATGGACAGGACATATGTCCCTACATCTCATAGGACACCTGTTCATGAGCTTGGTCTGAATTTGTGGAGGGATCACATAATTCACTCCCCAATGATCCATAGTCGGCTGGTTAACACCCTTTTGGATCTTATAAAAGGGGAAAGAATGGGTGAAGTGATTAACAGAGGCCTGATGAGGAGCATAACGAAGATGCTGATGGATCTGGGTCCTGCTGTGTATCAAGACGATTTTGAGAAACCATTTCTCGATGTTTCAGCCAGCTTCTACAGTGTGGAGTCTCAAGAGTTCATTGAGTGCTGTGACTGTGGGAACTACCTTAAGAAGGCCGAGAGGCGTCTAAATGAGGAAATGGAGCGTGTCTCACACTACTTGGATGCTGGCAGTGAGGCAAAGATAACTAGTGTAGTGGAGAAAGAAATGATTGCCAATCACATGCACAGATTGGTTCACATGGAAAATTCGGGGCTTGTTAACATGCTAGTAGATGACAGGTATGAAGATTTGGGTCGGATGTATTCCTTGTTCCGAAGGGTTCCTGATGGGTTATCAACAATTAGAGATGTCATGACTTATTACCTGAGGGAAACAGGGAAGCAGTTAGTGACGGATCCAGAAAGTTTGAAAGATCCAGTCGAATTTGTCCAACGTTTGTTAAATGAGAAGGACAAGCATGATAAGATCATTAGTGTTGCTTTTGGCAATGACAAAACCTTCCAGAATGCTCTGAATTCGTCTTTTGAGTATTTCATCAACTTAAACAACCGATCACCTGAATTCATATCATTATATGTTGATGACAAACTCCGCAAAGGACTTAAAGGGGCCACAGAAGAAGATGTGGAGGTTATACTGGACAAAGTCATGATGCTGTTCCGATACCTCCAGGAGAAGGATGTGTTTGAAAAGTACTATAAGCAGCATTTGGCTAAAAGGCTCCTGTCTGGCAAAACTGTTTCTGATGATGCTGAGAGAAGTATGATAGTTAAACTGAAGACAGAATGTGGATACCAGTTCACTTCCAAGCTAGAAGGCATGTTCACTGATATGAAAACCTCCCAGGACACCATGCAAGACTTCTATGCCAAGAAGTCTGAGGAACTCGGGGATGGCCCTACACTTGATGTCCACATTTTGACAACTGGTTCTTGGCCAACGCAGCCCAGCCCTCCTTGCAACCTTCCAACTGAAATTCTTACAGTATGTGAGAAATTCCGGGCATATTATCTTGGGACTCACAATGGCCGGAGATTGACATGGCAAACAAACATGGGTACAGCTGACATAAAAGCCACATTTGGAAAAGGCCAGAAGCATGAACTGAATGTATCCACTTATCAGATGTGTGTTCTCATGCTGTTTAACAATGCTGATGGATTGACCTACAAAGACATTGAACGGGATACTGAGATACCTGCCTCAGACCTAAAGAGATGTCTGCAGTCCCTTGCTTGTGTCAAGGGGAAGAATGTTCTCCGTAAGGAGCCCATGAGCAAGGACATTTCGGAGGATGATACATTCTACTTTAATGATAAGTTCACAAGCAAGCTTGTTAAAGTGAAGATTGGGACAGTGGTAGCGCAAAAGGAATCTGAACCAGAGAAACAAGAGACTCGACAACGGGTTGAGGAGGACAGGAAACCTCAGATCGAGGCAGCCATTGTCAGGATCATGAAATCACGGAGGGTGTTGGATCATAACAGCATTGTAGCTGAGGTTACCAAGCAATTACAAGCACGTTTCTTGCCAAATCCTGTTGTCATAAAGAAGCGCATCGAATCTCTAATTGAGCGTGAATTCTTGGAAAGAGACAAAGTAGATAGAAAATTATATCGTTATCTTGCATAG
- the LOC8075709 gene encoding uncharacterized protein LOC8075709 isoform X2, translated as MHHGLSNKENLLKWNGQGYSPDVTNISMTKAELETPKSRKKPHKRYAPCEIQFLPSVDDLVEPAHYGNFTQFSLSYILKEKVLLGNGFFEPVFGGHQSLGDREETYHAKDQTLHCGFVRGPDDYPSTGFDLDENDRRYMATCHVAVSSCIFGSSDYLRRPTKSRIGSYAKKNVCFVMFMDELTMATLSSEGHMPDGNGFIGLWRSVVVKNLPYKDMRRAGKVPKFLAHRLFPSAMYSIWLDSKLRLHADPMLIIEYFLWRKKAEYAISMHYDRSCVWEEVLQNKRLNKYNHTAIDEQFHFYRSDGLVKFNNSGQLPVLPSYVPEGSFIVRAHTPISNLFSCLWFNEVNRFTSRDQLSFTYTYLKLRRTNPGKPFHLNMFKDCERRAIAKLFHHRTNETTDPPPANLRLDTIRHSYKAETAI; from the exons ATGCATCATGGCCTATCTAATAAGGAGAACCTTTTGAAGTGGAATGGTCAGGGATACAGCCCTGATGTTACAAATATCTCTAT GACTAAAGCTGAGTTGGAAACCCCCAAAAGTCGAAAGAAACCACACAAGCGCT ATGCACCATGCGAAATTCAGTTTTTGCCATCAGTTGATGATCTTGTGGAGCCTGCTCACTATGGGAATTTTACACAGTTCTCTTTGAGCTATATATTGAAGGAAAAAGTATTGCTCGGTAATGGCTTCTTCGAACCAGTATTTGGTGGACACCAGAGTCTTGGGGATAGAGAAGAGACATACCATGCTAAAGACCAAACCCTCCACTGCGGTTTTGTTAGAGGACCAGATGATTACCCTAGTACCGGATTTGATTTGGATGAAAATGATAGAAGGTATATGGCTACCTGCCATGTTGCTGTATCATCATGTATTTTTGGAAGCTCTGATTACTTGAGGAGACCAACTAAAAGCAGG ATTGGCTCTTACGCTAAGAAGAATGTGTGCTTCGTCATGTTCATGGATGAGCTAACAATGGCAACCCTTTCCTCTGAAGGACACATGCCTGATGGAAATGGATTCATAGGCTTATGGAGAAGTGTTGTAGTTAAGAACTTACCATATAAAGATATGCGAAGAGCTGGGAAGGTGCCAAAATTTCTAGCTCATCGACTCTTCCCATCTGCCAT GTATTCTATATGGTTGGATAGCAAACTGCGCCTCCATGCTGATCCAATGCTTATCATTGAGTATTTCTTATGGAGAAAGAAAGCAGAATATGCCATCTCAATGCACTATGATCGCTCTTGTGTATGGGAGGAAGTACTCCAAAACAAGCGGCTGAACAAGTACAATCATACTGCTATTGATGAGCAATTTCACTTTTACCGGTCTGATGGTCTTGTCAAGTTTAATAACTCTGGCCAACTGCCTGTTCTTCCAAGCT ATGTACCTGAAGGATCATTCATTGTGCGTGCTCATACACCAATATCTAACTTGTTTTCATGCCTTTGGTTTAACGAAGTAAACCGTTTTACCTCACGTGATCAATTGAGTTTTACATACACTTATTTGAAGCTCAGGAGAACGAATCCAGGGAAACCTTTTCACCTAAATATGTTTAAG GACTGCGAAAGAAGAGCGATAGCTAAACTGTTCCATCACCGAACTAACGAGACTACAGATCCACCACCAGCTAATCTTCGTTTGGACACGATTCGTCATTCATACAAGGCTGAGACTGCCATTTGA
- the LOC8075709 gene encoding uncharacterized protein LOC8075709 isoform X1, whose translation MPELRLPIIAPAAAGSRRHSRRLRRRCRLILLPVLSLALLSLAYLSFSSHANLPIHAMHHGLSNKENLLKWNGQGYSPDVTNISMTKAELETPKSRKKPHKRYAPCEIQFLPSVDDLVEPAHYGNFTQFSLSYILKEKVLLGNGFFEPVFGGHQSLGDREETYHAKDQTLHCGFVRGPDDYPSTGFDLDENDRRYMATCHVAVSSCIFGSSDYLRRPTKSRIGSYAKKNVCFVMFMDELTMATLSSEGHMPDGNGFIGLWRSVVVKNLPYKDMRRAGKVPKFLAHRLFPSAMYSIWLDSKLRLHADPMLIIEYFLWRKKAEYAISMHYDRSCVWEEVLQNKRLNKYNHTAIDEQFHFYRSDGLVKFNNSGQLPVLPSYVPEGSFIVRAHTPISNLFSCLWFNEVNRFTSRDQLSFTYTYLKLRRTNPGKPFHLNMFKDCERRAIAKLFHHRTNETTDPPPANLRLDTIRHSYKAETAI comes from the exons ATGCCGGAGCTCCGCCTACCGATAATCGCCCCGGCAGCGGCCGGGTCCCGTCGCCATTCCCGGAGGCTACGGCGCCGCTGCCGCCTAATCCTCCTCCCTGTCCTCTCCCTCGCCCTCCTCTCCCTCGCCTACCTCTCCTTTTCTTCCCATGCCAACCTCCCAATCCACG CAATGCATCATGGCCTATCTAATAAGGAGAACCTTTTGAAGTGGAATGGTCAGGGATACAGCCCTGATGTTACAAATATCTCTAT GACTAAAGCTGAGTTGGAAACCCCCAAAAGTCGAAAGAAACCACACAAGCGCT ATGCACCATGCGAAATTCAGTTTTTGCCATCAGTTGATGATCTTGTGGAGCCTGCTCACTATGGGAATTTTACACAGTTCTCTTTGAGCTATATATTGAAGGAAAAAGTATTGCTCGGTAATGGCTTCTTCGAACCAGTATTTGGTGGACACCAGAGTCTTGGGGATAGAGAAGAGACATACCATGCTAAAGACCAAACCCTCCACTGCGGTTTTGTTAGAGGACCAGATGATTACCCTAGTACCGGATTTGATTTGGATGAAAATGATAGAAGGTATATGGCTACCTGCCATGTTGCTGTATCATCATGTATTTTTGGAAGCTCTGATTACTTGAGGAGACCAACTAAAAGCAGG ATTGGCTCTTACGCTAAGAAGAATGTGTGCTTCGTCATGTTCATGGATGAGCTAACAATGGCAACCCTTTCCTCTGAAGGACACATGCCTGATGGAAATGGATTCATAGGCTTATGGAGAAGTGTTGTAGTTAAGAACTTACCATATAAAGATATGCGAAGAGCTGGGAAGGTGCCAAAATTTCTAGCTCATCGACTCTTCCCATCTGCCAT GTATTCTATATGGTTGGATAGCAAACTGCGCCTCCATGCTGATCCAATGCTTATCATTGAGTATTTCTTATGGAGAAAGAAAGCAGAATATGCCATCTCAATGCACTATGATCGCTCTTGTGTATGGGAGGAAGTACTCCAAAACAAGCGGCTGAACAAGTACAATCATACTGCTATTGATGAGCAATTTCACTTTTACCGGTCTGATGGTCTTGTCAAGTTTAATAACTCTGGCCAACTGCCTGTTCTTCCAAGCT ATGTACCTGAAGGATCATTCATTGTGCGTGCTCATACACCAATATCTAACTTGTTTTCATGCCTTTGGTTTAACGAAGTAAACCGTTTTACCTCACGTGATCAATTGAGTTTTACATACACTTATTTGAAGCTCAGGAGAACGAATCCAGGGAAACCTTTTCACCTAAATATGTTTAAG GACTGCGAAAGAAGAGCGATAGCTAAACTGTTCCATCACCGAACTAACGAGACTACAGATCCACCACCAGCTAATCTTCGTTTGGACACGATTCGTCATTCATACAAGGCTGAGACTGCCATTTGA
- the LOC8066433 gene encoding sphinganine C4-monooxygenase 1, giving the protein MGIGAVSDELLGTFVPIAVYWLYSGLYVALDGVGRLDGYRLHTREEAATKNIVSKAAVVRGVLLQQVFQVAVSLTLFAVIGDESGTGQKQPPALVIALQFIAAMVVMDTWQYFMHRYMHINKFLYKHIHSKHHTLVVPYSFGALYNHPLEGLILDTIGGALSFLVSGMTPRTSIFFFSFATIKTVDDHCGLWLPGNILQALFSNNSAYHDIHHQLYGTKYNFSQPFFVMWDKILGTYMPYSIEQRKGGGVESKPAKLD; this is encoded by the exons ATGGGGATCGGGGCGGTGTCGGACGAGCTGCTGGGCACGTTCGTGCCGATCGCCGTGTACTGGCTCTACTCGGGGCTCTACGTCGCGCTGGACGGGGTGGGGCGGCTCGACGGATACCGGCTGCACACTAGGGAGGAGGCCGCCACGAAGAACATCGTCTCTAAGGCCGCCGTCGTCAGGGGCGTTCTCCTCCAGCAGGTCTTCCAGGTCGCCGTCTCGCTCACCCTTTTCGCG GTTATTGGTGATGAGAGTGGTACTGGACAGAAGCAACCTCCTGCTCTTGTGATAGCGTTGCAGTTTATAGCTGCAATGGTTGTTATGGACACATGGCAGTACTTCATGCACAGATACATGCACATTAACAAGTTTCTATATAAACACATCcattccaagcaccacactctTGTAGTCCCTTATTCCTTTGGAGCTCTATACAACCACCCTCTTGAGGGCCTTATTTTGGACACTATTGGTGGTGCACTCTCATTCCTTGTCTCTGGTATGACTCCACGGACATCCATATTCTTTTTCTCCTTTGCAACCATCAAAACTGTGGATGATCATTGTGGGCTGTGGCTTCCTGGTAACATCCTCCAGGCGCTGTTCAGCAATAACAGTGCTTATCATGACATTCACCATCAGCTCTATGGTACCAAGTACAACTTTTCACAACCCTTCTTTGTGATGTGGGACAAGATACTCGGAACTTACATGCCCTACTCTATTGAACAACGAAAAGGAGGAGGGGTCGAATCAAAACCAGCTAAACTCGACTGA